A single Struthio camelus isolate bStrCam1 chromosome 6, bStrCam1.hap1, whole genome shotgun sequence DNA region contains:
- the TBR1 gene encoding T-box brain protein 1 isoform X1, translating into MQLEHCLSPSIMLSKKFLNVSSSYPHAGGSELALHDHPIISTTDNLERSSPLKKITRGMTNQSDTDNFPDSKDTPGDVQRNKLSPVLDGVSELRHSFDGSAADRYLLSQSSQPQSAASAPSTMFPYPSQHGPAHPAFSIASPSRYMAHHPVITNGAYNSLLSNSSPQGYPTAGYPYPQQYGHSYQGAPFYQFSSTQPGLVPGKAQVYLCNRPLWLKFHRHQTEMIITKQGRRMFPFLSFNISGLDPTAHYNIFVDVILADPNHWRFQGGKWVPCGKADTNVQGNRVYMHPDSPNTGAHWMRQEISFGKLKLTNNKGASNNNGQMVVLQSLHKYQPRLHVVEVNEDGTEDTNQPGRVQTFTFPETQFIAVTAYQNTDITQLKIDHNPFAKGFRDNYDTIYTGCDMDRLTPSPNDSPRSQIVPGARYAMAGSFLQDQFVSNYAKSRFHPGAGAGPGPGADRSVPHTNGLLSPQQAEDPGAPSPQRWFVAPANNRLDFAASAYDTATDFAGNAATLLSYAAAGVKALPLQAAGCAGRPLGYYADPSGWGARSPPQYCSKSGSVLSCWPNSAAAARMAAGNPYLGEEAESLAPERSPLPGAEDSKPKDLSDSSWIETPSSIKSIDSTDSGIYEQAKRRRISPSDTPVSESSSPLKSEVLTQRDCEKTCAKDIGYYGFYSHS; encoded by the exons ATGCAGCTGGAGCATTGTCTTTCTCCCTCTATCATGCTCTCCAAGAAATTTCTCAATGTGAGCAGCAGTTACCCACATGCAGGCGGATCTGAGCTTGCCTTGCATGATCATCCCATTATCTCGACCACTGACAACCTGGAGAGAAGTtcacctttgaaaaaaattaccaGGGGGATGACGAATCAGTCAGATACAGACAATTTTCCTGACTCCAAGGACACACCAGGGGACGTCCAGAGAAATAAACTCTCTCCCGTCTTGGACGGGGTCTCTGAGCTTCGTCACAGTTTCGATGGATCTGCTGCAGATCGCTATCTGCTCTCTCAGTCCAGCCAGCCCcagtctgctgcctctgctcctagTACCATGTTCCCGTACCCCAGCCAGCATGGACCTGCACACCCAGCCTTCTCCATCGCCAGCCCCAGCCGCTACATGGCTCACCATCCTGTGATCACCAACGGAGCTTATAACAGCCTCCTGTCCAACTCTTCTCCGCAAGGCTACCCCACGGCGGGCTACCCTTACCCCCAGCAGTATGGCCATTCCTACCAAGGGGCACCTTTCTACCAGTTCTCCTCCACCCAGCCGGGGCTAGTCCCCGGCAAGGCTCAGGTCTACCTGTGCAACAGGCCACTCTGGCTGAAATTTCACCGGCACCAGACGGAGATGATCATCACGAAGCAGGGGAG gCGTATGTTCCCTTTCCTAAGTTTTAATATTTCTGGTCTCGATCCCACGGCTCATTACAATATTTTTGTGGATGTAATTTTGGCGGATCCCAACCACTGGAGATTTCAGGGAGGCAAATGGGTTCCTTGCGGCAAGGCGGACACCAATGTACAAG gAAATCGTGTGTACATGCACCCCGACTCCCCCAACACGGGTGCCCACTGGATGCGTCAGGAAATCTCCTTTGGGAAACTAAAACTTACAAACAATAAAGGAGCATCAAACAACAACGGGCAG ATGGTGGTTTTGCAGTCCCTACACAAATACCAACCCCGCTTGCATGTGGTGGAGGTGAACGAAGACGGGACGGAGGATACCAACCAGCCGGGCAGAGTGCAGACCTTCACCTTCCCCGAGACCCAGTTCATAGCCGTCACCGCCTACCAAAACACCGAT ATCACACAACTGAAAATAGACCACAACCCTTTCGCAAAAGGCTTCCGAGACAATTATGACAC GATCTACACGGGCTGCGACATGGACCGGCTGACGCCGTCCCCCAACGACTCCCCCCGCTCGCAGATCGTGCCCGGGGCCCGCTACGCCATGGCAGGCTCCTTCCTCCAGGACCAGTTCGTGAGTAACTACGCCAAGTCCCGCTTCCACCccggggcaggagccggcccggggcccggcgccgACCGCAGCGTGCCCCACACCAACGGGCTGCTCTCCCCACAGCAAGCCGAGGACCCGGGGGCGCCCTCCCCGCAGCGCTGGTTCGTCGCCCCCGCCAACAACCGCCTCGACTTCGCCGCCTCCGCCTACGACACGGCCACCGACTTCGCCGGCAACGCGGCCACGCTGCTCTCCTACGCGGCGGCCGGCGTCAAGGCGCTGCCGCTGCAGGCGgccggctgcgcggggcggccgctgggCTACTACGCCGACCCGTCGGGCtggggggcgcgcagccccccgcagTACTGCAGCAAGTCGGGCTCCGTGCTCTCCTGCTGGCCCaacagcgcggcggcggcgcgcatgGCCGCCGGCAACCCCTACCTGggggaggaggcggagagccTGGCCCCCGAGCGGTCCCCCTTGCCGGGCGCCGAGGACTCCAAGCCCAAAGATTTGTCCGACTCCAGCTGGATCGAGACGCCGTCGTCCATTAAGTCCATCGACTCCACCGATTCTGGGATTTACGAGCAGGCCAAAAGGAGGCGGATCTCCCCCTCGGACACCCCCGTGTCCGAGAGCTCCTCGCCCCTCAAGAGCGAGGTGCTCACCCAGCGGGACTGCGAAAAGACCTGCGCCAAGGACATCGGCTACTACGGCTTCTACTCGCACAGCTag
- the TBR1 gene encoding T-box brain protein 1 isoform X2, producing MQLEHCLSPSIMLSKKFLNVSSSYPHAGGSELALHDHPIISTTDNLERSSPLKKITRGMTNQSDTDNFPDSKDTPGDVQRNKLSPVLDGVSELRHSFDGSAADRYLLSQSSQPQSAASAPSTMFPYPSQHGPAHPAFSIASPSRYMAHHPVITNGAYNSLLSNSSPQGYPTAGYPYPQQYGHSYQGAPFYQFSSTQPGLVPGKAQVYLCNRPLWLKFHRHQTEMIITKQGRRMFPFLSFNISGLDPTAHYNIFVDVILADPNHWRFQGGKWVPCGKADTNVQGNRVYMHPDSPNTGAHWMRQEISFGKLKLTNNKGASNNNGQMVVLQSLHKYQPRLHVVEVNEDGTEDTNQPGRVQTFTFPETQFIAVTAYQNTDITQLKIDHNPFAKGFRDNYDTIYTGCDMDRLTPSPNDSPRSQIVPGARYAMAGSFLQDQFQAEDPGAPSPQRWFVAPANNRLDFAASAYDTATDFAGNAATLLSYAAAGVKALPLQAAGCAGRPLGYYADPSGWGARSPPQYCSKSGSVLSCWPNSAAAARMAAGNPYLGEEAESLAPERSPLPGAEDSKPKDLSDSSWIETPSSIKSIDSTDSGIYEQAKRRRISPSDTPVSESSSPLKSEVLTQRDCEKTCAKDIGYYGFYSHS from the exons ATGCAGCTGGAGCATTGTCTTTCTCCCTCTATCATGCTCTCCAAGAAATTTCTCAATGTGAGCAGCAGTTACCCACATGCAGGCGGATCTGAGCTTGCCTTGCATGATCATCCCATTATCTCGACCACTGACAACCTGGAGAGAAGTtcacctttgaaaaaaattaccaGGGGGATGACGAATCAGTCAGATACAGACAATTTTCCTGACTCCAAGGACACACCAGGGGACGTCCAGAGAAATAAACTCTCTCCCGTCTTGGACGGGGTCTCTGAGCTTCGTCACAGTTTCGATGGATCTGCTGCAGATCGCTATCTGCTCTCTCAGTCCAGCCAGCCCcagtctgctgcctctgctcctagTACCATGTTCCCGTACCCCAGCCAGCATGGACCTGCACACCCAGCCTTCTCCATCGCCAGCCCCAGCCGCTACATGGCTCACCATCCTGTGATCACCAACGGAGCTTATAACAGCCTCCTGTCCAACTCTTCTCCGCAAGGCTACCCCACGGCGGGCTACCCTTACCCCCAGCAGTATGGCCATTCCTACCAAGGGGCACCTTTCTACCAGTTCTCCTCCACCCAGCCGGGGCTAGTCCCCGGCAAGGCTCAGGTCTACCTGTGCAACAGGCCACTCTGGCTGAAATTTCACCGGCACCAGACGGAGATGATCATCACGAAGCAGGGGAG gCGTATGTTCCCTTTCCTAAGTTTTAATATTTCTGGTCTCGATCCCACGGCTCATTACAATATTTTTGTGGATGTAATTTTGGCGGATCCCAACCACTGGAGATTTCAGGGAGGCAAATGGGTTCCTTGCGGCAAGGCGGACACCAATGTACAAG gAAATCGTGTGTACATGCACCCCGACTCCCCCAACACGGGTGCCCACTGGATGCGTCAGGAAATCTCCTTTGGGAAACTAAAACTTACAAACAATAAAGGAGCATCAAACAACAACGGGCAG ATGGTGGTTTTGCAGTCCCTACACAAATACCAACCCCGCTTGCATGTGGTGGAGGTGAACGAAGACGGGACGGAGGATACCAACCAGCCGGGCAGAGTGCAGACCTTCACCTTCCCCGAGACCCAGTTCATAGCCGTCACCGCCTACCAAAACACCGAT ATCACACAACTGAAAATAGACCACAACCCTTTCGCAAAAGGCTTCCGAGACAATTATGACAC GATCTACACGGGCTGCGACATGGACCGGCTGACGCCGTCCCCCAACGACTCCCCCCGCTCGCAGATCGTGCCCGGGGCCCGCTACGCCATGGCAGGCTCCTTCCTCCAGGACCAGTTC CAAGCCGAGGACCCGGGGGCGCCCTCCCCGCAGCGCTGGTTCGTCGCCCCCGCCAACAACCGCCTCGACTTCGCCGCCTCCGCCTACGACACGGCCACCGACTTCGCCGGCAACGCGGCCACGCTGCTCTCCTACGCGGCGGCCGGCGTCAAGGCGCTGCCGCTGCAGGCGgccggctgcgcggggcggccgctgggCTACTACGCCGACCCGTCGGGCtggggggcgcgcagccccccgcagTACTGCAGCAAGTCGGGCTCCGTGCTCTCCTGCTGGCCCaacagcgcggcggcggcgcgcatgGCCGCCGGCAACCCCTACCTGggggaggaggcggagagccTGGCCCCCGAGCGGTCCCCCTTGCCGGGCGCCGAGGACTCCAAGCCCAAAGATTTGTCCGACTCCAGCTGGATCGAGACGCCGTCGTCCATTAAGTCCATCGACTCCACCGATTCTGGGATTTACGAGCAGGCCAAAAGGAGGCGGATCTCCCCCTCGGACACCCCCGTGTCCGAGAGCTCCTCGCCCCTCAAGAGCGAGGTGCTCACCCAGCGGGACTGCGAAAAGACCTGCGCCAAGGACATCGGCTACTACGGCTTCTACTCGCACAGCTag